One segment of Tenrec ecaudatus isolate mTenEca1 chromosome 1, mTenEca1.hap1, whole genome shotgun sequence DNA contains the following:
- the SDE2 gene encoding splicing regulator SDE2 isoform X2, with amino-acid sequence MAEATALVWIRGPGSGGKAVRCGSARGAIWNVLHRYFQDQVVPMEYFFVKCNGALVDINDAVQDGAVYSLEPRLCGGKGGFGSMLRALGAQIEKTTNREACRDLSGRRLRDVNHEKAMAEWVKQQAEREAEKEQRRLERLQRKLTEPKHCFSSPDYQQQCHEMAERLEDSVLKGMQAASSKMVSAEICEKRKRPNKSKTSREASAQKKKCFWLGMDGLENADCASSESSDDDSDGAPGTSGMSCQAPQIGRGGGEVAAEFPSGCQRPGVSSLDSGSLGRRQRNPVSDSEEDASEDSCAAPGETSPEEQAKRKVAEQTPVTHGDEEAECEEPREQEAAGVGLLEEAKTAERTEGERAAVVAPGHRSEDLPGARLEEGQPGPTDSGQQAVDLLAFNSAADLESLGLDQLKSELTALGLKCGGTLQERAARLFSVRGLAREQIDPALFAKPLKGKKK; translated from the exons GTTGTTCCAATGGAATACTTTTTTGTGAAATGCAATGGAGCACTTGTTGACATCAATGATGCCGTGCAGGATGGAGCTGTTTATAGTCTGGAACCCAGACTCTGTGGTGGAAAAGGAG GTTTTGGTTCTATGCTCCGAGCACTTGGTGCTCAGATTGAGAAGACAACCAATCGAGAAGCTTGCCGGGATCTCAGCGGAAGGAGACTACGGGATGTCAATCATGAAAAAGC AATGGCTGAGTGGGTAAAACAACAGGCTGAGCGAGAAGCTGAAAAAGAGCAGAGACGCCTGGAGCGCCTGCAGCGGAAGCTTACGGAACCCAAGCACTGCTTCTCCAGCCCTGACTACCAACAGCAGTGCCACGAGATGGCCGAGCGGCTGGAGGACTCTGTCCTCAAAG GTATGCAGGCTGCCTCCAGCAAGATGGTATCAGCTGAAATCTGCGAGAAGCGGAAACGGCCTAACAAATCCAAAACAAGCAGGGAAGCCAGTgcacagaaaaaaaaatgcttttg GTTGGGCATGGACGGACTAGAGAATGCAGACTGTGCCAGTTCTGAGAGCTCAGATGATGATAGTGATGGAGCACCTGGTACTTCGGGAATGAGCTGTCAGGCTCCTCAAATTGgccgtggtggtggtgaggtggcaGCCGAATTCCCCAGTGGTTGTCAAAGACCTGGAGTATCGAGTCTAGACTCTGGATCACTAGGACGACGACAGAGAAACCCAGTCAGTGACTCTGAGGAAGATGCGTCTGAAGATTCGTGTGCTGCACCGGGGGaaacttctcctgaggagcaggctAAACGGAAGGTGGCTGAGCAGACCCCGGTGACCCACGGGGACGAAGAGGCTGAATGCGAAGAACCCAGAGAACAGGAAGCAGCTGGGGTGGGACTGCTCGAAGAGGCAAAGACAGCAGAAaggactgagggagaaagagctgCCGTGGTAGCACCGGGGCACAGAAGCGAAGACCTTCCTGGTGCCAGGCTAGAGGAAGGCCAGCCAGGACCCACA GATAGTGGCCAGCAAGCTGTAGATTTACTGGCATTCAACTCTGCTGCGGACTTAGAGTCCCTAGGTTTGGATCAGCTCAAGTCCGAGCTTACGGCTTTGGGACTGAAATGCGGGGGCACTTTGCAGGAACGGGCTGCAAGACTCTTCTCTGTCCGGGGGCTGGCAAGGGAGCAGATTGACCCGGCTTTATTTGCCAAGCCTTTGAAAGGAAAGAAGAAGTGA
- the SDE2 gene encoding splicing regulator SDE2 isoform X1, whose protein sequence is MAEATALVWIRGPGSGGKAVRCGSARGAIWNVLHRYFQDQVVPMEYFFVKCNGALVDINDAVQDGAVYSLEPRLCGGKGGFGSMLRALGAQIEKTTNREACRDLSGRRLRDVNHEKAMAEWVKQQAEREAEKEQRRLERLQRKLTEPKHCFSSPDYQQQCHEMAERLEDSVLKGMQAASSKMVSAEICEKRKRPNKSKTSREASAQKKKCFWLGMDGLENADCASSESSDDDSDGAPGTSGMSCQAPQIGRGGGEVAAEFPSGCQRPGVSSLDSGSLGRRQRNPVSDSEEDASEDSCAAPGETSPEEQAKRKVAEQTPVTHGDEEAECEEPREQEAAGVGLLEEAKTAERTEGERAAVVAPGHRSEDLPGARLEEGQPGPTVSHSADSGQQAVDLLAFNSAADLESLGLDQLKSELTALGLKCGGTLQERAARLFSVRGLAREQIDPALFAKPLKGKKK, encoded by the exons GTTGTTCCAATGGAATACTTTTTTGTGAAATGCAATGGAGCACTTGTTGACATCAATGATGCCGTGCAGGATGGAGCTGTTTATAGTCTGGAACCCAGACTCTGTGGTGGAAAAGGAG GTTTTGGTTCTATGCTCCGAGCACTTGGTGCTCAGATTGAGAAGACAACCAATCGAGAAGCTTGCCGGGATCTCAGCGGAAGGAGACTACGGGATGTCAATCATGAAAAAGC AATGGCTGAGTGGGTAAAACAACAGGCTGAGCGAGAAGCTGAAAAAGAGCAGAGACGCCTGGAGCGCCTGCAGCGGAAGCTTACGGAACCCAAGCACTGCTTCTCCAGCCCTGACTACCAACAGCAGTGCCACGAGATGGCCGAGCGGCTGGAGGACTCTGTCCTCAAAG GTATGCAGGCTGCCTCCAGCAAGATGGTATCAGCTGAAATCTGCGAGAAGCGGAAACGGCCTAACAAATCCAAAACAAGCAGGGAAGCCAGTgcacagaaaaaaaaatgcttttg GTTGGGCATGGACGGACTAGAGAATGCAGACTGTGCCAGTTCTGAGAGCTCAGATGATGATAGTGATGGAGCACCTGGTACTTCGGGAATGAGCTGTCAGGCTCCTCAAATTGgccgtggtggtggtgaggtggcaGCCGAATTCCCCAGTGGTTGTCAAAGACCTGGAGTATCGAGTCTAGACTCTGGATCACTAGGACGACGACAGAGAAACCCAGTCAGTGACTCTGAGGAAGATGCGTCTGAAGATTCGTGTGCTGCACCGGGGGaaacttctcctgaggagcaggctAAACGGAAGGTGGCTGAGCAGACCCCGGTGACCCACGGGGACGAAGAGGCTGAATGCGAAGAACCCAGAGAACAGGAAGCAGCTGGGGTGGGACTGCTCGAAGAGGCAAAGACAGCAGAAaggactgagggagaaagagctgCCGTGGTAGCACCGGGGCACAGAAGCGAAGACCTTCCTGGTGCCAGGCTAGAGGAAGGCCAGCCAGGACCCACAGTAAGTCATTCTGCG GATAGTGGCCAGCAAGCTGTAGATTTACTGGCATTCAACTCTGCTGCGGACTTAGAGTCCCTAGGTTTGGATCAGCTCAAGTCCGAGCTTACGGCTTTGGGACTGAAATGCGGGGGCACTTTGCAGGAACGGGCTGCAAGACTCTTCTCTGTCCGGGGGCTGGCAAGGGAGCAGATTGACCCGGCTTTATTTGCCAAGCCTTTGAAAGGAAAGAAGAAGTGA